A single Primulina eburnea isolate SZY01 chromosome 11, ASM2296580v1, whole genome shotgun sequence DNA region contains:
- the LOC140804177 gene encoding BEL1-like homeodomain protein 1, translated as MATYFHGNSEILGSGDGLQTLIFMNPAYVGFSDNQPSAAANNSNFVFLNPNSTGSLPHAPPSQTQHFVGIPLQSSSSTTAAAMSTQQQSHQPNVSALHGFFPGVHYNLYNQQIDLQEAREVSHSHQGLSLSLSSEQQQQQPPMVYGSFKQEREIPSQAVVTNISTPRGGDVKGSSGGSPSSTSGVSTGVNGVQSVLLSSKYLKAVQELLDEVANVGKGEKSRNESDKGIDEQLRTNGKSTADAANEDGQSGGESSAKRRSELSTAERQEIQMKKAKLVNMLDEVEQRYRQYHHQMQIVISWFEQAAGIGSAKAYTAVALQTISKQFRCLKDAILGQIKSASKSLGEEDSFGDKMEGSRLKYVDNQIRQQRALQQLGMIQPNAWRPQRGLPERSVSVLRAWLFEHFLHPYPKDSDKMILAKQTGLTRSQVSNWFINARVRLWKPMVEEMYLEEMKENEKTGSDDKHRKREQMDDSISKSPKEKSPGIKKPNKSIISNQETYQPPNQNTASTMALPTNSTSQIGANVRNQPHFNLVASSEMERITQPSPKKQRIPEIIDFASKATDTGLMSLKFGIERQTRDGFTFMGAPTNFIGGFGSYPMGELERFGPEQFQAPYSGNGVSLTLGLPHCESLPISGSHQAYLPNQNIQIGRGVEIGEANFITSEY; from the exons ACTGGAAGCTTACCCCACGCGCCGCCGTCACAAACTCAACATTTTGTCGGCATCCCCCTCCAGAGCTCCAGTTCAACCACCGCAGCTGCCATGTCAACGCAACAGCAGTCTCACCAGCCAAATGTATCGGCCCTCCACGGATTCTTCCCGGGAGTCCATTACAATCTTTACAACCAGCAAATCGACCTACAGGAAGCGCGTGAGGTTTCACACTCTCATCAAGGACTTTCTTTGAGCCTGTCTTCTGAGCAGCAACAGCAGCAGCCGCCGATGGTGTATGGTTCTTTCAAGCAGGAAAGAGAGATCCCCTCTCAAGCAGTCGTGACCAACATATCTACGCCACGTGGAGGTGATGTCAAGGGTTCTTCGGGAGGATCGCCGTCCTCAACTTCCGGCGTTTCAACCGGCGTGAATGGGGTGCAGAGCGTACTGTTGAGTTCCAAGTATTTGAAAGCGGTGCAGGAGCTTCTTGACGAAGTTGCTAATGTCGGGAAAGGAGAAAAGAGTAGAAATGAATCCGACAAGGGTATTGATGAGCAGCTACGGACTAATGGAAAATCAACGGCCGATGCGGCGAATGAAGATGGGCAAAGTGGTGGAGAGAGCAGTGCAAAACGTAGGTCTGAGCTTAGTACAGCAGAGAGACAGGAAATTCAGATGAAGAAAGCTAAGCTTGTTAACATGCTTGACGAG GTTGAGCAGAGGTACAGGCAATACCATCACCAGATGCAGATTGTAATTTCTTGGTTCGAACAAGCAGCTGGAATCGGCTCTGCAAAGGCTTACACAGCCGTAGCTCTTCAAACAATCTCGAAGCAATTCCGGTGCCTAAAAGACGCAATCTTGGGCCAAATCAAATCTGCAAGCAAAAGTTTAGGTGAAGAAGACAGCTTTGGAGACAAGATGGAAGGTTCAAGACTCAAATACGTGGACAATCAGATTCGACAGCAAAGAGCTTTGCAGCAACTGGGAATGATCCAGCCCAACGCTTGGAGACCCCAGAGAGGACTGCCGGAAAGATCTGTTTCTGTTCTACGCGCCTGGCTCTTCGAACATTTCCTCCATCC TTATCCCAAGGATTCAGATAAGATGATACTTGCTAAACAGACAGGGCTCACCAGGAGTCAG GTGTCTAATTGGTTTATAAATGCTCGGGTCCGACTTTGGAAGCCGATGGTGGAGGAGATGTATTTagaagaaatgaaagaaaatgagaaaactggATCAGATGATAAACATCGCAAAAGAGAACAAATGGACGACTCGATCTCGAAATCTCCAAAAGAAAAGAGCCCAGGAATCAAGAAACCAAACAAAAGCATAATCTCAAATCAAGAAACATACCAGCCTCCAAACCAGAACACTGCTTCAACAATGGCACTACCTACAAATTCGACGTCCCAAATCGGAGCAAACGTCAGAAACCAACCACATTTCAACCTCGTTGCATCATCCGAAATGGAAAGAATCACCCAACCGAGTCCCAAGAAACAACGGATTCCTGAAATAATAGACTTTGCCTCAAAGGCAACCGATACCGGACTGATGTCCCTGAAATTTGGCATCGAGAGGCAAACCAGAGATGGTTTCACCTTTATGGGAGCTCCCACGAATTTCATTGGAGGGTTCGGCTCATATCCAATGGGTGAACTCGAGAGATTCGGGCCCGAGCAATTCCAAGCTCCATATTCTGGCAATGGTGTTTCACTCACCCTGGGCCTCCCCCACTGCGAAAGCCTTCCCATTTCAGGATCCCATCAAGCATATCTCCCAAATCAAAACATACAAATAGGAAGGGGAGTTGAAATCGGCGAAGCAAACTTCATAACTTCAGAATACTAA
- the LOC140804746 gene encoding E3 ubiquitin-protein ligase PUB23-like, translated as MAEVEIPPYFLCPITLDMMKDPVTISTGITFDRDSIENWIFTRENDTCPVTRQVLSDSELIPNITLRRLIQSWCTLHSSHGIERLPTPRSPVSKSQVLRLLNDADSPQMQMGCLRRLKSIASENQANKRCMEAVGTADFLASFIVNKTLESYRADNEFEAKSESKLMCEEALSILYSLHLSESWLESVCNQELVESLTSMMQFGSYESRAYAIMLLKSILEVADPARIVINLSSEFFVQCAQILNDEFSKKTIKSTLKVLINVCPWGRNRIKALEAGTVPLLIDLLLDSSDKRACEMMLVVLEILCQFAEGRAELLDHSAGIAIVSKKILRISQVASERGVRILHSISKFSATPGVLQEMLHVGVVAKLCLVLQVDCGSKIKERAREMLRLHARAWRNSSCIPQHLICAYPS; from the coding sequence ATGGCGGAAGTAGAAATTCCTCCATATTTTCTGTGTCCCATTACTCTAGACATGATGAAAGATCCGGTGACGATCTCTACTGGCATAACATTCGACAGGGATAGCATCGAAAATTGGATATTCACTCGCGAGAACGACACGTGTCCGGTCACGAGACAGGTCCTCTCCGACTCCGAATTGATCCCAAACATCACCCTCAGGCGCCTGATCCAATCCTGGTGCACCCTCCACTCCTCGCATGGCATCGAAAGGCTCCCCACACCGAGATCTCCAGTCAGTAAGTCTCAGGTTCTGAGACTACTCAACGATGCCGATTCTCCACAGATGCAGATGGGTTGCTTACGAAGACTTAAATCCATCGCTTCAGAGAACCAGGCCAATAAAAGATGCATGGAAGCGGTCGGAACTGCCGATTTCTTGGCATCGTTTATTGTAAATAAAACCCTGGAAAGTTATCGCGCTGACAACGAATTCGAAGCTAAATCGGAATCGAAATTGATGTGCGAGGAGGCTTTAAGCATTCTTTACAGTCTCCATCTGTCGGAATCGTGGTTGGAATCAGTCTGCAACCAAGAGTTAGTTGAATCCTTGACCAGTATGATGCAATTTGGGAGCTACGAATCACGGGCTTATGCTATCATGCTACTAAAGTCAATTCTTGAAGTAGCCGATCCAGCTCGAATCGTCATCAACCTAAGTTCCGAATTCTTTGTTCAATGTGCACAAATCTTGAATGACGAGTTCTCGAAAAAGACTATAAAATCCACGCTCAAAGTGCTGATCAACGTCTGTCCATGGGGGAGGAACAGGATCAAAGCATTGGAAGCAGGCACGGTCCCTTTATTGATCGACCTTTTGCTAGATTCGTCGGATAAAAGGGCTTGCGAAATGATGCTAGTGGTGCTGGAGATACTATGCCAGTTCGCGGAGGGTAGAGCCGAGCTGCTGGATCACAGCGCTGGAATAGCCATTGTTTCGAAGAAAATACTTCGAATCTCTCAGGTGGCAAGCGAGCGGGGTGTGAGGATTTTGCAttcgatttcaaaattttcggcTACGCCCGGAGTTTTGCAGGAAATGTTACATGTCGGTGTGGTGGCGAAATTGTGCTTAGTTCTTCAAGTGGATTGTGGGAGTAAAATAAAGGAGAGAGCAAGAGAAATGCTTCGATTGCATGCTAGGGCTTGGAGGAATTCTTCATGCATACCTCAGCATCTGATTTGTGCATATCCATCTTGA